The proteins below come from a single Xiphophorus hellerii strain 12219 chromosome 14, Xiphophorus_hellerii-4.1, whole genome shotgun sequence genomic window:
- the LOC116732025 gene encoding mamu class II histocompatibility antigen, DR alpha chain-like codes for MELLQLLQLLLLLLLLCVSAEVQHDSFRVIGCSDTDGLDMMTLDGEELWHAYFIQETGVDTLPDFVSHPSFSGLYEQSVGQQQLCKNNLKIIRTGLKDIPDPLDPPTSLLYTANIVELGEKNILVCHVSGFYPAPVNVSWTRNGQKVTEGTSINVPFPSKDSTFTQISRLQFVPQLGDIYSCSVEHLALEEPLTRIWDVEVRVPQPGAGPAVFCGVGLILGLLGVAVGTFFLIRGRES; via the exons atggagctgctgcagctgctgcagctgctgctgctgctgctgctgctctgtgtttctgctgaaG TTCAACATGACAGTTTCCGGGTTATTGGATGTTCAGACACGGACGGATTGGACATGATGACGCTGGATGGGGAAGAGCTTTGGCACGCCTACTTCATCCAGGAGACAGGAGTTGATACCCTGCCGGATTTTGTCAGCCATCCAAGTTTCTCAGGGCTTTATGAACAATCTGTGGGGCAACAACAACTCTGCAAAAATAACCTGAAGATTATCCGTACTGGTCTGAAGGACATCCCTGATCCACTTG ATCCTCCAACCAGCCTGCTCTACACCGCTAACATTGTGGAGCTGGGAGAGAAGAACATCCTGGTCTGTCACGTCTCTGGTTTCTATCCGGCTCCGGTCAACGTCTCCTGGACCAGAAACGGTCAGAAAGTGACTGAAGGAACCAGCATCAACGTTCCCTTTCCCAGTAAGGACAGCACCTTCACCCAGATCTCCAGGCTGCAGTTCGTCCCTCAGCTGGGAGACATCTACAGCTGCTCAGTGGAGCATCTGGCTCTGGAAGAACCACTGACCAGAATCTGGG ATGTTGAAGTACGCGTTCCTCAGCCCGGTGCTGGACCCGCGGTGTTCTGTGGAGTCGGTCTGATCCTGGGTCTGCTTGGCGTGGCGGTTGGGACCTTCTTCCTCATTAGGGGGAGAGAGAGCTGA
- the LOC116732023 gene encoding SLA class II histocompatibility antigen, DQ haplotype D beta chain-like, with translation MGPSLLLILLVLVQTADGFQSHSVSRCLFNSTELKDSRYIYSCIYNKVEFLRFDSNIGLYVGYTSFGMRQANKLNNNPVALSRRRAQKEVFCHHNSGVFYRNVLNRSVAPSVALSSVAPPAGGHPAMLTCSVYGFFPKQIRVTWRRDGQEVTSDVTSTAELPDGAWLYQIHSSLEFRPRSGERISCRVEHVSLKEPLITDWDPSMPESERNKLAIGASGLILGLILSLAGFIYYKRKVKDLVPVPTFESRS, from the exons ATGGGTCCCTCTCTGCTCCtgatcctcctggttctggtccaaacgGCAG atgGTTTTCAAAGTCATTCAGTGTCCCGCTGCCTCTTTAACTCCACTGAGCTGAAGGACAGCCGGTACATCTACTCCTGCATCTACAACAAAGTGGAGTTTTTGAGATTTGACAGCAACATTGGGCTCTATGTCGGATACACGTCGTTTGGAATGAGGCAGGCAAACAAGTTAAACAATAATCCTGTGGCTCTGAGCAGGAGGCGAGCTCAGAAGGAGGTGTTCTGCCATCACAACTCTGGGGTCTtctacagaaatgttttgaatagATCAG TGGCTCCGTCTGTCGCTCTGAGCTCagtggcgccccctgctggtggaCACCCCGCCATGCTGACCTGCAGCGTCTACGGCTTCTTCCCCAAACAGATCAGAGTCACCTGGAGGAGAGACGGACAGGAAGTCACTTCTGATGTCACTTCCACCGCCGAGCTGCCAGACGGCGCCTGGCTCTACCAGATCCACTCCAGCCTGGAGTTCAGACCCAG GTCTGGAGAGCGGATCTCCTGCAGGGTGGAACATGTCAGCCTGAAGGAACCTCTGATCACCGACTGGG ACCCGTCCATGCCAGAGTCAGAGAGGAACAAACTGGCCATCGGAGCTTCAGGACTGATCCTGGGTCTGATTTTGTCTCTGGCTGGATTCATCTACTACAAGaggaaggtcaaag ATCTGGTCCCCGTCCCCACCTTTGAATCCAGATCCTGA